One stretch of Lacimicrobium alkaliphilum DNA includes these proteins:
- the yciH gene encoding stress response translation initiation inhibitor YciH yields the protein MKDARLVYSTDRGRINESEPKPQPPKGDGIVRLRRETKGRKGKGVTTISGMLMDDQQIKQLCSELKKICGTGGTVKDQIIEIQGDNRDKIKAALEKKGLQVKLAGG from the coding sequence ATGAAAGATGCCAGATTGGTATATTCCACCGACAGAGGTCGGATCAATGAATCAGAACCCAAACCGCAACCCCCAAAAGGCGACGGCATTGTCCGCCTGCGCAGGGAAACCAAGGGGCGAAAAGGTAAGGGTGTGACCACCATCAGCGGTATGCTGATGGATGACCAACAGATAAAGCAATTGTGCAGTGAACTGAAAAAGATTTGTGGCACCGGCGGTACGGTTAAAGACCAGATAATTGAGATCCAGGGCGATAACCGGGATAAGATCAAAGCGGCGCTGGAGAAAAAAGGGCTGCAGGTTAAACTGGCCGGTGGTTAA